A single window of Nicotiana sylvestris chromosome 5, ASM39365v2, whole genome shotgun sequence DNA harbors:
- the LOC104246794 gene encoding UDP-glycosyltransferase 91D2-like yields the protein MDSQLLIKSMANGDEGNTDKLHVVMFPWLAFGHIIPFLELSKFIAQKGHKISFISTPKNIDRLPKLPLEFSNSITFVKIPLPKVDGLPENAEATMDITTEEIIYLKKAMDGMEKEVTKFLEKNSPDWIIQDFAQYWLAPISAKLGISRIFYCIINAWFIAFFGSTENMVNTNSGTPPTVEDFLVPPKWIPFETKAAYRRHEARWMVGSSQKNVSGVSDLYRNGVTMTGADATIFRHCYEFEGQWLKLLEDLHNIPMIPSGLMPPMVKNIDDEKNNQSWMSIKEWLDEKPKGSVVYVALGSEVTIGLNDINELALGLELSRSPFFWVLRKPSKSGNTDPIELPEGFEERIKGRGIVWKSWAPQLNILSHDSVGGFLTHCGWSSIIEGLMFGHPLIMLPFLVDQGLNARILEDKGVGVEIPRNEEDGSYTSDSVANSVNLVMVENEGKIIREKAKEMISIFGNKNLHDKYIENLIEFLENHRKVSNQHISN from the coding sequence ATGGATTCTCAACTTCTCATCAAATCCATGGCCAATGGAGATGAAGGAAATACTGATAAACTTCACGTAGTTATGTTTCCTTGGCTAGCTTTTGGTCATATTATACCATTTCTTGAACTTTCCAAATTCATTGCTCAAAAAGGTCACAAAATCTCTTTCATTTCAACCCCAAAAAACATTGATCGTCTCCCTAAACTTCCCCTTGAATTTTCCAATTCCATAACTTTTGTCAAAATCCCACTTCCTAAAGTTGATGGTTTACCAGAAAATGCAGAAGCTACAATGGATATAACAACTGAAGAAATTATTTATCTTAAAAAAGCAATGGATGGTATGGAAAAAGAAGTGActaaatttttggaaaaaaattcACCTGATTGGATTATTCAAGATTTTGCACAATATTGGTTAGCTCCAATTTCAGCCAAGTTAGGAATATCACGTATTTTCTATTGCATAATTAACGCTTGGTTCATTGCTTTCTTTGGGTCAACGGAGAATATGGTCAACACCAACTCAGGAACACCGCCTACGGTGGAGGATTTCTTAGTTCCACCAAAGTGGATACCGTTTGAAACAAAGGCGGCGTATCGCCGCCACGAGGCACGGTGGATGGTGGGGTCCAGCCAGAAGAATGTTTCTGGCGTTTCGGACCTTTATCGTAACGGGGTCACAATGACTGGAGCTGACGCTACTATTTTTCGTCATTGTTACGAGTTTGAAGGTCAGTGGTTAAAGTTATTAGAAGATCTTCATAATATACCGATGATTCCTTCGGGTTTAATGCCACCTATGGTGAAAAATATTGACGACGAAAAAAATAATCAATCTTGGATGTCGATTAAAGAATGGTTAGATGAGAAACCTAAAGGTTCTGTAGTTTATGTAGCGCTAGGGAGTGAAGTAACCATTGGCCTGAATGATATTAATGAGCTAGCTCTTGGGTTGGAGTTATCTCGATCACCGTTCTTTTGGGTCTTGAGGAAGCCATCTAAGTCAGGAAATACTGACCCGATTGAGTTACCAGAGGGTTTTGAAGAAAGAATCAAAGGTCGCGGCATAGTATGGAAGAGTTGGGCACCTCAGTTGAATATATTAAGTCATGACTCGGTTGGCGGATTCTTGACTCACTGCGGATGGAGTTCGATTATAGAAGGATTAATGTTTGGTCATCCATTGATTATGTTACCATTTTTGGTTGATCAAGGACTGAATGCTAGAATTCTGGAAGATAAAGGGGTTGGTGTAGAAATTCCAAGAAATGAAGAGGATGGGTCCTACACAAGTGATTCAGTAGCCAACTCGGTTAATTTAGTAATGGTGGAAAATGAAGGAAAGATAATTCGAGAGAAAGCAAAAGAAATGATTTCTATATTTGGAAACAAAAATCTTCATGATAAGTATATAGAAAATCTAATTGAGTTCTTGGAAAATCATAGGAAAGTGTCTAATCAACATATATCTAATTAA